The following coding sequences are from one Salvia hispanica cultivar TCC Black 2014 chromosome 3, UniMelb_Shisp_WGS_1.0, whole genome shotgun sequence window:
- the LOC125215190 gene encoding adenylosuccinate synthetase 1, chloroplastic-like: MTMNLSSSTSLSSATRMWNATLYGGSHPHPQFTLSLPTHKLHKAIICSAAAKSVSAVIDQGLGESRLELTRIADLSHVSGVLGCQWGDEGKGKLVDILAQHFDIVARCQGGANAGHTIYNSEGKKFALHLVPSGILNEETVCVIGNGVVVHLPGFFKEVDGLEANGVSCKGRILVSDRAHLLFDFHQVVDGLREAELAKSFIGTTRRGIGPCYSSKVIRNGLRVSDLRHMDTFPQKLDILLSDAASRFKGFYYTPEMLREQVEQYKRFAERLEPYITDTVHFMNDAISRKQKILVEGGQATMLDIDFGTYPFVTSSSPSAGGICTGLGIAPRVLGDLIGVVKAYTTRVGSGPFPTEILGKGGDLLRFAGQEFGTTTGRPRRCGWLDIVALKYCSQINGFSSLNLTKLDVLSDLPEIQLGISYKLPDGSIVNSFPGDLRLLEQIQVEYEVMPGWQVDISSIREYSQLPKAARDYVERIEELVGVPVHYIGVGPGRDALIYK, encoded by the exons ATGACCATGAATCtctcctcctccacctcctTATCTTCCGCCACGCGGATGTGGAACGCTACGCTCTACGGCGGGTCCCACCCCCATCCCCAATTCACTCTCTCGCTTCCCACCCACAAGCTGCACAAGGCGATCATCTGCTCCGCCGCTGCGAAGAGCGTCTCTGCCGTGATTGACCAAGGACTCGGTGAGTCTCGATTGGAATTGACCCGAATTGCAGATCTCAGTCACGTCTCCGGCGTGCTAGGCTGCCAATGGGGGGACGAGGGCAAAGGAAAGCTCGTTGATATTCTCGCTCAGCACTTCGACATCGTTGCTCGCTGTCAG GGTGGAGCTAATGCCGGCCACACAATTTACAATTCAGAGGGCAAAAAGTTTGCACTTCATCTCGTTCCCTCTGGAATTCTTAATGAAGAAACAGTCTGTGTGATTGGTAATGGAGTTGTGGTGCATCTGCCAGGGTTCTTTAAGGAAGTGGATGGGCTTGAAGCCAATGGAGTCTCTTGCAAAGGAAGAATACTTGTGTCTGACCGTGCTCACCTGCTGTTTGATTTTCATCAAGTTGTGGACGGGCTTAGGGAAGCCGAACTTGCTAAGTCATTTATTGGCACCACCAGGAGAGGCATTGGCCCTTGCTATTCAAGCAAGGTTATTCGGAATGGCTTAAGAGTAAGTGACTTGAGGCATATGGATACATTTCCTCAGAAGCTAGATATTCTATTATCTGACGCTGCTTCAAGATTCAAGGGTTTTTACTATACCCCTGAAATGCTCAGGGAACAAGTTGAACAATATAAGAGGTTTGCTGAGAGGTTGGAACCTTACATTACTGATACTGTGCATTTCATGAACGATGCCATATCTCGGAAACAGAAGATTTTGGTAGAAGGTGGTCAGGCAACCATGCTGGATATAGATTTTGGAACTTACCCTTTCGTAACTTCTTCTAGTCCATCTGCTGGAGGAATCTGCACCGGTCTCGGTATTGCTCCTAGAGTCCTTGGTGATCTTATAGGCGTG GTGAAAGCATACACAACACGAGTTGGATCAGGTCCTTTCCCAACAGAAATACTGGGTAAAGGCGGCGATCTTCTTAGGTTTGCTGGACAGGAGTTTGGCACCACTACTGGCCGCCCTCGTCGTTGTGGCTGGCTGGACATAGTTGCACTGAAATATTGTTCTCAGATAAATGGGTTTTCGTCTCTGAACCTCACCAAACTCGATGTATTGTCTGATCTACCCGAAATCCAGTTGGGTATTTCTTACAAGCTACCTGATGGCTCAATAGTCAATTCATTCCCCGGAGATCTTCGTCTTCTGGAGCAGATCCAA GTCGAATACGAGGTTATGCCTGGCTGGCAGGTCGATATTTCTTCCATCAGAGAGTACTCGCAGCTACCAAAGGCAGCTCGTGACTACGTAGAGAGGATAGAAGAGCTCGTAGGTGTACCCGTTCACTACATAGGCGTCGGACCAGGCCGGGATGCCCTCATATACAAGTAA
- the LOC125213110 gene encoding uncharacterized protein LOC125213110 — MGVTLMEFGNHMRKGVMYPIRGCLHHPFLVFIVCGMIFISRAFPLMTPLLLSVSPVVVCVAVLLGTLLYYGQKSIHETEKEMKSKYEGVNHKFINDNNASVVEKDEKHFIEKCGESVERKLSVDSSLLGRNLGEIRVGGDGLSKGVSVGVDGSSEIESESSESGEESEGFGDHRVHTGKGEGSSEEKEREGEGTGDGDGEVMADHYAIISKVMGELLESESDHEKSEGDSCDSEGGNVEDHREDDEEGEGKGSASGSESLSPDDASIDGTIPTRLHELHPFLDEDAPQPAQMSHAKSETSLNERSPGSSISSIESADETDVQESEAVDDEDDDDNTEDHTKSVITWTEEDQKNLMEVGNSEIERNQRLERILTRRRNRSMIPEINFMELENSDFQFQVAPISTARRNPFDLPEDSVPGSAPSVLSQRSKNPFELPDDLIEEDLKEMGDESRVEIKPSLTRKPFLRRRDNFSAMPSIFSPNRLERRPVKIRPFFVAERAIADEAGYSPYKRQASRKSSSSEETESVGSVEYIEDEAEEDPEYDHEPDDDHESADMRGAVDDVPNRWPVYDTDTDTGPTAAARLEVGHSDDEGMQVRDTQSAH, encoded by the exons ATGGGGGTTACATTAATGGAGTTTGGGAATCATATGAGGAAAGGTGTGATGTATCCAATTAGAGGGTGTTTGCATCATCCATTTCTTGTGTTTATTGTGTGTGGGATGATATTCATTTCAAGGGCATTTCCTTTAATGACGCCCTTGTTGCTTTCGGTCTCTCCGGTTGTAGTCTGCGTGGCCGTGTTGCTCGGAACCCTATTGTATTATGGGCAGAAGAGCATACACGAGACTGAGAAAGAAATGAAGTCCAAATACGAGGGCgtaaatcacaaatttatcaaTGATAATAATGCTAGTGTTGTTGAGAAGGATGAGAAGCATTTTATTGAGAAATGTGGTGAGAGTGTTGAGAGGAAGTTGAGCGTGGATTCGAGTTTGTTAGGGCGTAACCTAGGTGAGATTCGTGTAGGCGGAGACGGATTGAGTAAGGGGGTTAGTGTAGGCGTAGATGGATCAAGTGAGATTGAGTCGGAGAGTAGCGAGAGTGGGGAGGAGAGCGAGGGGTTCGGCGATCATCGGGTTCACACGGGGAAGGGTGAGGGGTCGAGTGAGGAGAAGGAGAGGGAGGGAGAGGGGACTGGTGATGGTGATGGGGAAGTGATGGCTGATCACTATGCTATAATCTCTAAAGTGATGGGTGAGCTACTAGAATCAGAGTCGGACCACGAGAAATCTGAGGGGGATTCGTGCGATTCCGAGGGAGGGAACGTAGAGGATCACCGCGAGGATGACGAAGAAGGAGAGGGAAAAGGTTCGGCCTCGGGGTCCGAGAGCTTGTCTCCGGATGATGCCTCGATCGATGGCACAATACCAACGAGGCTCCACGAGCTCCACCCCTTTTTGGACGAGGACGCTCCGCAGCCTGCTCAGATGTCTCATGCCAAGTCCGAGACGTCCCTAAACGAGCGATCTCCGGGATCAAGCATCAGCAGCATTGAGTCGGCTGATGAGACTGATGTTCAAGAATCGGAGGCTGTAGATGATGAAGACGATGATGACAACACAGAGGATCACACCAAGTCTGTCATCACTTGGACAGAGGAGGATCAGAAGAATCTGATGGAAGTTGGAAATTCGGAAATCGAAAGGAATCAACGGCTGGAGAGGATTTTAACGAGGAGAAGGAATCGGAGCATGATCCCGGAGATAAACTTTATGGAGTTAGAAAACTCCGATTTTCAGTTCCAAGTCGCTCCTATTTCCACAGCAAGACGGAATCCGTTTGATCTGCCTGAGGACTCAGTCCCCGGCTCGGCTCCTTCAGTTTTATCACAACGAAGCAAGAATCCTTTCGAGTTACCGGATGACTTGATTGAAGAGGATCTGAAAGAAATGGGGGACGAGTCTCGAGTAGAGATTAAGCCTTCACTAACTCGAAAACCCTTCCTTAGAAGGCGCGACAATTTCTCTGCAATGCCCTCGATCTTTTCCCCGAATAGGCTAGAGAGGCGTCCGGTGAAGATAAGGCCCTTCTTCGTTGCAGAAAGGGCGATTGCAGATGAGGCGGGCTACTCACCGTATAAACGGCAAGCAAGCAGGAAGAGCTCTAGTTCGGAGGAAACAGAATCGGTTGGGTCGGTCGAGTATATTGAAGACGAGGCAGAAGAAGATCCGGAATATGATCATGAACCGGATGATGATCATGAGAGTGCTGATATGAGGGGGGCAGTGGACGATGTTCCGAACAGGTGGCCTGTGTACGACACCGACACCGACACAGGCCCAACTGCCGCGGCTCGACTGGAAGTAGGGCATTCAGATGATGAAGGAATGCAG GTGCGAGATACTCAGTCTGCTCATTAA
- the LOC125213112 gene encoding uncharacterized protein LOC125213112: protein MLLYGGARCSMKCPRKAPIFHHHITAGNTIAVSIVAATAALVLSAGAIEVAAPAEETLSNVPQTLSSVCGPDQKDCKKRYKIQKPKSKKAEACTNKCTSTCIRGGLGSPGEGPLNIRRPLVVFKDGFRSRKYCLSECSDICNLIGDGDDGP from the exons atgCTTCTCTATGGTGGCGCAAGATGCTCAATGAAATGCCCGAGAAAAGCTCCCATCTTCCATCACCACATCACCGCAGGAAACACCATAGCCGTCTCAATCGTGGCCGCCACCGCGGCGCTGGTATTGTCTGCAGGCGCCATTGAGGTGGCGGCGCCAGCAGAAGAGACGCTTTCCAACGTGCCGCAGACGCTGTCAAGTGTCTGCGGCCCCGATCAAAAGGATTGCAAAAAAAGATATAAGATACAAAAGCCCAAATCGAAGAAAGCGGAGGCTTGCACGAATAAGTGCACCTCCACTTGCATTCGAGGCGGTTTAGGGTCCCCCGGAGAAGGCCCCTTAAATATCCGGAG ACCACTGGTTGTTTTCAAGGATGGTTTTCGAAGTCGAAAATATTG TTTGTCAGAATGCTCTGACATTTGTAACTTGAttggagatggagatgatgGCCCCTga
- the LOC125213111 gene encoding guanylate kinase 2-like, translated as MGEAPAFISDDFSNGLLLKSKGCETIINMGCNRTFVIGAMGNGSDSSIGVRIFEKSTSEWVIPTVFGTRPTLSKGHSAIVLDEDRILVVKGNSTSDDCFWFLEVNTVFVREQRARLGCEVVAWSKGVVGEARIPVVISGPSGVGKGTLIAKLMEDFPTMFGFSVSHTTRAPRSNEQNGVHYHFTERAVMEKDIQDGKFLEFAAVHGNLYGTSVESVEVVTDQGKRCILDIDVQGARSVRDSSLEAIFIFICPPSFEELEKRLRARGTETEEQIQKRLRNAKAEIDQGTSPGLFDHTLINDDLETCYENLKKLLGLSDGSAKATNISAPEMVHVPVEHTVSKIDQKILINCNTSHQEKPASSMSVLDLSSIKGGAPGRTRGLNFYAAGPSTTGSNGFKVES; from the exons ATG GGGGAAGCTCCAGCTTTCATTTCTGATGATTTTTCAAATGGTCTTCTCTTGAAATCTAAGGGCTGCGAAACAATCATCAACATGGGCTGCAATAGAACA TTTGTCATTGGTGCCATGGGAAATGGATCTGATTCCTCCATTGGAGTTCGGATTTTCGAGAAATCCACCAGCGAATG GGTGATCCCAACTGTGTTTGGGACGAGACCTACGCTGTCAAAGGGTCACTCGGCTATAGTTTTGGATGAAGATCGGATTTTGGTCGTTAAGGGTAACTCGACCTCAGATGATTGCTTTTGGTTTCTTGAG GTTAACACTGTGTTTGTGAGAGAGCAGAGAGCTAGACTAGGTTGTGAAGTGGTTGCTTGGAGTAAAGGTGTGGTGGGCGAGGCTCGAATACCCGTTGTCATAAGTGGTCCTTCGGGGGTTGGTAAAGGCACCCTTATTGCCAAACTGATGGAGGACTTCCCAACGATGTTCGGGTTCTCAGTGAGCCACACCACCCGAGCTCCAAGAAGCAACGAGCAGAATGGCGTCCACTATCATTTCACTGAACGTGCTGTGATGGAGAAAGATATACAGGATGGCAAATTCTTAGAGTTTGCAGCGGTTCACGGGAACCTCTATGGGACGAGTGTAGAGTCGGTTGAGGTGGTTACCGACCAAGGAAAG AGATGCATTCTTGACATTGATGTTCAAGGGGCTAGATCAGTAAGGGATAGCTCTCTCGAGGccatatttatctttatctGCCCTCCTTCGTTTGAGGAGCTTGAGAAACGCCTTCGTGCTAG GGGGACTGAGACAGAAGAGCAGATCCAAAAACGTCTACGGAATGCTAAGGCAGAGATTGATCAGGGAACCTCGCCCGGGCTCTTCGATCATACCTTAATTAATGATGATCTGGAGACGTGCTACGAGAATCTCAAA AAATTATTAGGGCTCAGTGATGGGAGTGCCAAAGCTACCAATATCTCAG CTCCAGAGATGGTCCACGTGCCTGTGGAACACACCGTCTCAAAAATCGACCAGAAGATCCTCATAAACTGCAATACTTCGCACCAAGAGAAACCGGCTAGCAGCATGTCTGTGCTGGATTTATCGTCAATCAAGGGTGGCGCGCCTGGCAGGACAAGGGGTCTGAACTTCTACGCGGCTGGGCCATCCACGACCGGCAGTAATGGCTTCAAAGTGGAAAGCTAA
- the LOC125216909 gene encoding protein ALP1-like — MASPVSTTALVIQLMEEVMHSHQLDVIAMILIYLQQNRRRLNQRSVRAIYGRIKRIPDQVRHINRLVNVSDVACLENLRMDRNAFGRLCRIFRQTGDLTDGRFVKVEEQVALFLSILAHHKKNRVVKFDFLRSGYTVSRYVHRVLRAVIRLQASLLAIPEPITDDCTDNRWKWFKGCLGALDGTYISLHVPQTDKPRYRSRKGQICTNTLAVCDRDMKFVYVLPGWEGSAGDARVLRDAVNRPNGLKVPRGNYYLCDNGYANSDGFLTPFKGVRYHLKEWGPATEAPQSPREIFNMRHTRARNVIERAFAVLKMRWGILRSAAFYPVKVQIRLIMACFLLHNYVRGAMLSDPIELAMDGGHIDNDLEAEAVENEFVDTVEPTTEWNTHRDALAQSMWNVYTGAPL, encoded by the exons ATGGCATCTCCAGTTTCGACGACGGCACTTGTAATTCAACTGATGGAGGAGGTTATGCATAGCCATCAACTTGATGTTATTGCAATGATTCTCATATATCTACAACAGAACCGTCGGAGGCTGAACCAAAGATCTGTACGAGCTATTTATGGTCGTATCAAAAGGATACCAGACCAAGTGAGGCATATTAATCGCTTGGTCAATGTATCCGATGTGGCATGTTTAGAAAACTTGCGTATGGATCGGAACGCTTTCGGAAGGCTATGTCGCATATTCAGACAAACTGGTGACCTAACAGACGGCAGGTTTGTGAAGGTTGAGGAGCAGGTCGCGTTGTTTCTATCTATCTTGGCACACCACAAAAAGAATCGCGTTGTCAAATTTGATTTCCTGCGTTCTGGATACACGGTTTCTCGCTATGTTCATCGTGTCCTACGAGCTGTGATTAGGTTGCAAGCCTCTCTGCTTGCTATACCGGAACCGATAACAGATGATTGCACCGACAACAGATGGAAGTGGTTCAAG GGGTGCCTTGGAGCTCTAGATGGGACTTATATCAGCTTACACGTGCCCCAGACTGATAAACCTCGGTATCGTTCACGAAAAGGTCAAATTTGCACCAACACCTTAGCCGTTTGTGACCGGGATATGAAGTTCGTGTATGTGCTACCGGGATGGGAGGGATCTGCAGGGGATGCTCGGGTCCTCCGCGATGCTGTGAATCGCCCCAATGGATTGAAGGTTCCTCGAG GTAATTACTATCTATGCGACAATGGTTATGCAAATAGTGATGGTTTCCTAACTCCCTTCAAAGGTGTCCGCTACCATCTAAAAGAATGGGGGCCCGCTACTGAGGCTCCTCAGAGTCCACGtgaaattttcaatatgaGACACACGCGTGCACGAAATGTCATCGAGCGTGCGTTCGCTGTACTTAAAATGCGTTGGGGAATCTTGAGGAGTGCAGCCTTTTACCCGGTGAAGGTGCAGATTAGGCTTATTATGGCTTGCTTTCTACTTCACAACTATGTGCGAGGCGCAATGTTATCCGATCCAATCGAATTGGCAATGGATGGAGGTCATATTGACAATGATTTAGAAGCCGAGGCTGTTGAAAATGAGTTTGTTGACACAGTTGAGCCTACAACAGAGTGGAATACTCATCGAGATGCCTTAGCACAATCGATGTGGAATGTg TACACCGGTGCTCCGCTCTGA